From a single Candidatus Vogelbacteria bacterium genomic region:
- a CDS encoding HU family DNA-binding protein, with translation MNKQALVDVVHEIVGGTKTNAEKAVDAIIENITKTLKKGDEVSIAGLGIFSSKVRAARTARNPRTGEAVSVPAMRVPKFRPAKALKDAVK, from the coding sequence ATGAACAAACAAGCCCTTGTCGATGTCGTCCACGAAATAGTTGGCGGCACCAAAACAAATGCTGAAAAAGCAGTTGATGCTATCATTGAAAACATCACCAAAACATTGAAAAAGGGTGATGAAGTATCAATCGCTGGTCTTGGTATTTTTTCTTCTAAAGTTCGCGCTGCTCGAACAGCTCGAAATCCTCGAACTGGTGAAGCTGTATCTGTGCCAGCCATGCGGGTACCGAAGTTTCGTCCAGCCAAAGCCTTGAAGGACGCGGTGAAATAA
- a CDS encoding aminotransferase class IV encodes MTKIYNRAYLGDKIVSLEQANLSIASSAVLYGLSVYTVFPVIVTKAGPAAFRLEDHFERLLNSAKIIGLDTFAPAWSFERFEESVKELVKVNDLHENVFIRATVHVSELVPGTRSRGLETILSMFIYEAKPIISQTGARLKTSVWRRVPDYAIPSRAKVNGAYVNSVLGKQDALDSGYDDCLFLDTNGHVCELSAANIFIVRDGILITPSQSSDILEGINRKTVLELAGEMNIKTVERLVDLTEVYIADEVFACGTSSFIAPIVEIDGRSIGLEKIGHLTGKIKNKYEQIFRGESVDHHRWLTIFN; translated from the coding sequence ATGACTAAGATTTATAATCGGGCTTATTTAGGTGATAAAATTGTTTCTCTAGAACAGGCCAACCTTAGTATTGCTAGTTCAGCTGTTCTTTATGGGTTGAGTGTTTATACGGTTTTCCCGGTGATAGTAACGAAAGCTGGTCCAGCCGCCTTTCGTTTAGAAGATCACTTTGAGCGTTTACTTAACTCAGCTAAGATTATTGGTCTTGATACTTTTGCGCCGGCCTGGAGTTTTGAGCGCTTTGAAGAGTCTGTCAAAGAATTGGTTAAAGTTAATGATTTGCATGAAAATGTGTTTATTAGAGCAACGGTCCATGTCAGTGAGTTGGTGCCTGGTACTCGCTCTCGAGGCTTGGAAACAATATTGAGTATGTTTATTTATGAAGCTAAACCGATTATTTCCCAAACTGGAGCACGCTTGAAAACTAGTGTGTGGCGGCGGGTGCCGGATTACGCTATTCCGTCTCGGGCTAAAGTAAATGGGGCTTACGTGAACTCTGTTTTAGGTAAGCAGGATGCGCTTGATAGTGGTTATGATGATTGTTTGTTTTTAGACACCAATGGTCACGTGTGTGAGTTAAGTGCAGCTAATATTTTTATCGTCCGCGACGGGATTCTAATTACTCCTAGTCAAAGTAGTGATATCTTAGAGGGGATCAATCGCAAGACAGTTTTGGAGTTAGCGGGGGAGATGAATATTAAAACTGTCGAACGCCTGGTTGATCTAACGGAAGTTTATATAGCCGATGAAGTTTTTGCTTGTGGGACGTCGTCGTTCATTGCTCCGATCGTGGAAATTGATGGTCGGTCAATTGGTTTAGAAAAAATTGGCCATCTGACTGGGAAAATAAAAAATAAATACGAGCAGATATTTCGTGGGGAAAGTGTTGATCATCATAGATGGTTAACAATATTTAATTAA
- a CDS encoding NUDIX domain-containing protein, whose protein sequence is MAIYSNPNITTQGENHMQHKVATVVFLQNEKGEIFMGRKTQKIGIGMYTGPGGKVEPGEAIETCARRETFEEIQVKLKEASLRKIAIIQFYNHHQDPTKSFLMEVHFFLANNWEGTPRDTEELKDGRWFPLWRLRWFPWSVKMMAADKIFLPYIAAGQKIKAKFHYDGTDQKKLTKYVINQVERFL, encoded by the coding sequence ATGGCTATTTACTCTAACCCCAACATCACTACTCAGGGAGAAAATCATATGCAACACAAAGTTGCTACTGTCGTTTTTCTCCAGAATGAGAAAGGCGAAATTTTTATGGGTCGGAAAACCCAAAAAATTGGGATCGGAATGTACACCGGCCCAGGAGGGAAAGTTGAGCCGGGTGAAGCAATAGAAACTTGCGCGCGCAGAGAGACTTTTGAAGAAATCCAAGTAAAACTAAAAGAGGCTAGTTTAAGAAAAATAGCCATCATCCAGTTTTACAATCACCACCAAGATCCTACAAAATCATTCCTAATGGAAGTCCACTTCTTTCTAGCTAATAATTGGGAAGGGACTCCCCGTGATACAGAGGAGTTGAAGGATGGTAGATGGTTTCCTCTTTGGCGCTTGCGTTGGTTCCCGTGGTCAGTAAAGATGATGGCGGCGGACAAAATCTTTCTGCCATACATTGCGGCAGGGCAAAAGATCAAAGCCAAGTTCCATTACGACGGCACTGATCAGAAAAAGTTAACGAAGTACGTAATCAACCAAGTCGAAAGATTTCTCTAG
- a CDS encoding RNA-binding protein, giving the protein MANKLYVGGLPYSTTDDEFKNAFSQAGTVTSAMVIKDRMTGRSKGFGFVEFATDEEAQKGIELWNGKDFGGRNLTVSEARPMEPRGDR; this is encoded by the coding sequence ATGGCAAACAAGCTTTATGTAGGCGGTCTACCTTATTCAACTACTGACGACGAGTTCAAGAACGCGTTTTCACAAGCTGGTACGGTAACTTCAGCTATGGTCATCAAAGACCGTATGACTGGACGCTCAAAAGGTTTTGGTTTCGTTGAGTTCGCTACCGATGAAGAAGCTCAGAAGGGTATTGAGCTTTGGAATGGTAAGGATTTCGGTGGACGCAATCTCACAGTTAGTGAGGCTCGTCCTATGGAACCTAGAGGCGACCGATAA
- a CDS encoding NUDIX hydrolase → MSQKSCSTAIFFNPATKQVLLHKRDVFAPVSPNIWALFGGGSEIEDQGDPVKTLIREMNEEVGILFSASEIVALYDYFDQENNAHRFVFYIETDLDGRQIVLTEGAGYAWVDLAEALDSHKINIVEQTQTDLQYFVETKKISW, encoded by the coding sequence ATGTCGCAAAAATCTTGTTCCACTGCCATTTTCTTTAATCCGGCTACTAAGCAGGTTTTATTACACAAAAGAGATGTTTTTGCTCCGGTTAGCCCTAATATTTGGGCTTTGTTTGGTGGTGGTTCTGAGATAGAAGACCAAGGGGATCCAGTAAAAACTTTAATTAGAGAAATGAACGAGGAGGTTGGCATCTTATTCTCTGCATCAGAAATTGTTGCTCTTTACGACTATTTTGATCAAGAGAATAATGCGCACCGTTTCGTTTTTTATATTGAAACAGATTTAGATGGTCGTCAGATTGTTCTTACAGAGGGAGCTGGTTATGCTTGGGTTGATCTGGCTGAGGCACTGGATTCTCATAAGATAAATATTGTGGAGCAAACCCAGACAGATCTCCAGTATTTTGTTGAAACCAAAAAAATATCTTGGTAA
- a CDS encoding YraN family protein: protein MSQTTKQVIGALGENKAVGLLKKKGFYILARNYRKPWGEIDIVAKKGTTIYFVEVKTVSRVFGDVIHETDSYEPEDNIHPWKLKRLYRAINSYLEDNEIDEDDIDWQLDAITVYLEQGSDKVFKIEHLEDIT from the coding sequence ATGTCGCAAACCACTAAACAAGTAATTGGTGCTTTAGGTGAAAATAAAGCTGTGGGACTGTTGAAAAAGAAGGGTTTTTATATTTTGGCTAGAAATTATCGTAAACCTTGGGGTGAAATAGACATTGTCGCCAAAAAGGGAACTACTATCTATTTTGTTGAAGTTAAGACTGTTAGTAGGGTGTTTGGGGATGTTATTCATGAAACAGATAGTTATGAACCAGAGGATAATATTCATCCTTGGAAACTGAAAAGGTTGTATCGGGCGATAAATAGCTACCTAGAGGACAACGAGATTGATGAAGACGACATAGATTGGCAGTTAGATGCTATTACTGTGTATTTAGAACAGGGGAGTGATAAGGTGTTTAAAATAGAACATCTAGAGGATATAACCTAA
- a CDS encoding HD domain-containing protein yields MKIDLIIPKEVSRITKTLEEGGFSAYLVGGCVRDLLMNRPPKDWDITTNATPDQIVGLFPKTVYENTFGTVTVINEDIEPLDLRHIEVTPFRTEGAYSDKRHPDKVEFGTSLTEDLKRRDFTINALAYSPSNGQLVDEFGGVKDIKDKIIRAVGEAEVRLGEDPLRIMRAIRLEAQLGFTINLETKKALRGQAADLSSISTERIRDEFEKLIMSANPMSGLESMKDCGVLSYVIRETGEMVGVEQGGAHIYDVWEHSLRALQHAAAKNGSLEIRLAALFHDIGKPKTRRSSTVVGKKAYTFYGHEVVGARMVKKILTELKFPQKTINIVERLVRNHMFFADTDQITLSAVRRLVAKVGPDLVWDLMTIRACDRIGMGRPKEDPYRLRKYEAMIEEAMRAPTSVGMLKLDGNDLIKLSQEKPGPKIGFILHALLEEVLDKPELNNRNYLENKALDLLKLPLEKLKKLGEAGKEKKEETEEGELAEIRKRHRV; encoded by the coding sequence ATGAAAATAGACCTAATTATTCCCAAAGAAGTTTCACGAATAACAAAAACCCTTGAAGAAGGGGGGTTTTCAGCTTATCTAGTTGGTGGTTGCGTTCGAGACTTGCTAATGAACCGACCACCCAAAGATTGGGATATCACCACCAACGCTACCCCTGACCAAATTGTTGGGCTTTTTCCTAAAACTGTCTACGAAAACACCTTTGGCACCGTTACTGTTATTAATGAAGATATTGAACCACTAGATTTACGTCATATTGAAGTGACCCCTTTTAGAACAGAGGGGGCTTATAGTGATAAGCGCCATCCCGACAAGGTAGAATTTGGCACAAGTCTAACTGAAGACCTTAAGCGTCGGGATTTCACTATCAACGCTTTGGCCTATAGTCCGTCTAATGGACAGCTAGTAGATGAGTTTGGGGGAGTAAAAGATATAAAGGACAAAATAATCAGAGCAGTCGGGGAAGCTGAGGTTAGATTGGGGGAAGATCCACTCAGAATCATGCGTGCCATTCGTTTAGAGGCTCAATTAGGTTTCACGATTAACCTCGAGACAAAAAAAGCCTTAAGAGGCCAGGCGGCTGACTTATCCAGCATCTCCACTGAGCGGATTAGGGATGAGTTTGAGAAACTAATCATGTCTGCCAACCCAATGTCCGGACTAGAGAGTATGAAAGACTGTGGTGTTTTATCTTATGTTATTCGTGAAACAGGGGAGATGGTTGGGGTAGAGCAAGGTGGCGCTCATATTTATGACGTTTGGGAACACTCTTTGCGAGCCTTGCAACACGCCGCTGCCAAAAACGGGAGCTTAGAGATTCGTTTAGCGGCTCTGTTTCACGACATAGGCAAACCAAAAACTAGACGTAGTTCTACAGTTGTTGGTAAGAAGGCCTACACTTTCTACGGTCACGAAGTGGTGGGAGCGAGAATGGTCAAAAAGATACTGACGGAACTAAAATTTCCCCAAAAAACAATTAATATTGTTGAAAGGTTAGTCAGAAACCATATGTTCTTTGCGGACACTGACCAAATAACCTTATCAGCCGTACGAAGGTTGGTGGCTAAGGTTGGACCCGACTTAGTTTGGGACCTTATGACCATTAGGGCCTGCGACCGGATTGGAATGGGCCGCCCGAAAGAAGATCCTTATAGACTACGTAAGTATGAGGCTATGATTGAGGAAGCCATGAGAGCCCCTACATCAGTCGGTATGTTGAAGTTAGATGGTAATGACCTAATAAAGCTCTCTCAAGAGAAACCAGGGCCTAAAATAGGCTTTATTTTACATGCCTTACTGGAGGAAGTCTTGGATAAACCAGAGTTAAATAATAGAAACTATCTAGAAAATAAAGCTTTGGACTTATTAAAATTACCTCTAGAGAAATTAAAAAAATTAGGAGAAGCCGGTAAAGAAAAGAAAGAAGAGACAGAGGAAGGGGAACTGGCTGAAATCCGTAAACGTCATCGAGTATAA
- a CDS encoding tyrosine-type recombinase/integrase, translated as MDIQSIKREFLEYQEIEKGRSLKTVENYDRYLTKFINQTGISKPADITDDSLRAFRLWLNRQPSPTVRGATLKKNTQNYHLIALRMFLKYLARRGVSSLAPERIELAKTPGRELDLITDVELERLMAGPQDSDLKSLRDKAILELLFSTGLRVSELCNLDQDSIDLSRDEFSVRGKGEKVRLVFISPTAKDNLKTYLAKRDDMHEALFVNIGKGKKEPERLTPRSVERIVKFYAIKAGISNKKVTPHVIRHSFATDLLQNGADIRSVQVMLGHANVATTQIYTHVTDRQLKDIHSKFHGKRR; from the coding sequence ATGGATATCCAAAGCATTAAACGAGAATTTCTCGAATACCAAGAGATTGAAAAGGGTCGTAGTCTGAAAACGGTTGAAAACTATGACCGTTATCTAACAAAGTTCATTAACCAGACGGGCATATCCAAACCAGCTGATATTACTGACGATTCGTTACGAGCCTTTCGTTTGTGGCTTAACCGTCAACCTTCCCCGACTGTCAGGGGGGCGACTTTGAAGAAAAACACCCAAAACTACCATTTGATCGCTTTGCGGATGTTCCTTAAATACTTGGCTCGTCGGGGGGTTAGCTCCTTAGCCCCGGAACGAATAGAATTAGCCAAAACCCCGGGTCGAGAGCTGGATCTGATTACTGACGTGGAATTAGAGCGTTTAATGGCTGGGCCACAGGATTCTGACTTAAAATCTTTGCGGGATAAGGCCATTTTAGAGCTGCTATTTTCAACTGGTTTGCGGGTTTCGGAGTTGTGTAACTTAGATCAGGATTCAATCGACTTGTCTCGTGATGAATTCTCGGTTAGAGGTAAGGGTGAGAAGGTCCGTTTAGTCTTTATCTCCCCTACCGCCAAAGATAACCTTAAGACTTATTTAGCTAAACGAGATGATATGCATGAGGCGCTGTTTGTTAATATAGGGAAAGGTAAAAAGGAGCCGGAACGATTAACGCCGCGTAGTGTAGAGAGAATTGTAAAATTTTATGCTATCAAAGCCGGTATTTCTAATAAGAAAGTAACCCCGCACGTTATTCGTCACTCTTTCGCGACGGACCTACTACAGAATGGAGCTGATATTCGTTCAGTTCAAGTGATGTTAGGGCATGCTAACGTGGCCACTACTCAGATTTACACCCACGTTACCGATAGACAACTAAAAGATATCCACAGTAAATTTCATGGGAAGAGGCGCTAA
- the rpsO gene encoding 30S ribosomal protein S15: MLTTKKKQVIIKKSKVHDTDTGSSKVQIALLTERINELAEHLKKNAKDNHSRRGLLQLVAKRRSHIKYMETQTKKEEKKEAAKASK, encoded by the coding sequence ATGCTTACAACCAAGAAAAAGCAGGTAATCATTAAGAAAAGTAAAGTCCATGACACCGATACTGGATCCTCTAAGGTCCAGATCGCTCTTTTGACTGAAAGAATTAATGAATTAGCTGAACACCTCAAGAAAAACGCTAAAGATAACCACTCTCGTCGCGGTTTACTACAACTAGTAGCTAAACGCCGCTCTCACATCAAGTATATGGAGACTCAAACTAAGAAAGAGGAGAAAAAAGAAGCAGCTAAAGCTTCTAAGTAA
- a CDS encoding NYN domain-containing protein: protein MSIIKHKGQRVGVFIDTQNLYHSAKNLYHARVNFGAILKDIVGARQLVRALAYVVNTEAGDEKAFLEALGKIGIEVRSKDLQIFAGGAKKADWDVGLAVDAIQLAPKLDVVVIVSGDGDFIPLVEHLQSLGCQVEVVSFGKSSSGKLKEATDDFLDLDLQPRKYLISSNNYRGNGRKEKTKDESANEPVVHIGE from the coding sequence ATGTCTATCATTAAACACAAAGGTCAGCGTGTCGGCGTTTTTATTGACACCCAAAACCTTTATCATAGTGCTAAAAATTTATACCATGCTCGAGTCAACTTTGGAGCTATTTTAAAAGATATTGTTGGTGCCCGCCAGTTAGTTCGGGCTTTAGCTTACGTTGTTAATACCGAAGCAGGGGACGAGAAAGCTTTTCTAGAGGCCTTGGGTAAAATTGGCATCGAAGTTCGATCTAAGGACTTGCAAATCTTTGCTGGTGGAGCTAAGAAAGCTGACTGGGACGTCGGTCTAGCCGTTGACGCTATTCAACTGGCCCCAAAACTTGATGTAGTGGTAATCGTTTCTGGTGACGGTGACTTTATTCCACTGGTAGAGCATTTGCAATCCCTTGGTTGCCAAGTCGAGGTTGTTTCTTTTGGTAAAAGTTCTTCAGGTAAGCTAAAAGAAGCGACCGATGATTTTCTAGACCTAGATCTGCAACCGCGTAAATATCTAATCTCTTCAAATAACTACAGAGGTAATGGGCGCAAAGAAAAAACTAAGGATGAATCAGCCAACGAACCAGTAGTTCATATCGGAGAATAA
- a CDS encoding YifB family Mg chelatase-like AAA ATPase encodes MFAKIHSVQIVGLRPDIIDVEVDIGKGLHSFAVVGLPDKAVEEAKDRINAAIKNSGFKAPARGNKKVIISLAPADIKKEGTHFDLPIALGFLLANGDIKFDPTGKIFIGELGLSGDLRPGKGILLLVKKAKEAGFTEIFVPKANSKEAALIRGISVYGVDHLKTLVSHLSGPPIRETSSRVEKINLTAEPVTVVEPTEIFTLIDFADIKSQSTTKRGLEIAAAGGHNVSMFGPPGTGKTMLAKAFAGILPPLSFEEILEVTGIHSAAGVLEEELITAPPFRAPHHTASYVSLVGGGTWPKPGEITLAHRGVLFLDEFPEFEKRVIEALRQPLEDRVITVARAKHTTRFPAQVILIAAMNPCPCGNRGTKNKECVCSQLDIMRYDRKLSGPIMDRIDIWLQVPPVDYIKLSDNASEETSHKIKTRVLSARQKQIKRFAGTNLKSNSEMNVKDLKKFAPLGENETKLLNNSAARLDLSARAYHRVIKLARTIADLASAENIEESHLLEALQYRPKSLN; translated from the coding sequence ATGTTTGCCAAAATTCACTCCGTCCAAATAGTTGGTTTAAGACCAGACATTATTGATGTTGAAGTAGATATTGGTAAAGGTCTTCATTCTTTTGCTGTCGTCGGCTTGCCAGACAAAGCAGTTGAAGAGGCCAAGGATCGTATAAATGCGGCCATTAAAAATAGTGGCTTCAAAGCCCCTGCACGTGGTAATAAAAAAGTAATTATTTCTTTAGCCCCAGCTGACATTAAAAAAGAAGGTACCCATTTTGACCTACCAATCGCTCTTGGTTTTTTACTAGCTAATGGTGATATAAAATTTGACCCAACTGGTAAAATATTTATTGGCGAACTAGGCCTGTCTGGTGACTTGCGTCCAGGTAAAGGTATCTTACTTTTAGTAAAGAAGGCAAAAGAAGCAGGTTTCACAGAAATATTTGTTCCAAAAGCTAATAGTAAAGAGGCTGCCCTAATAAGGGGTATTTCTGTTTATGGGGTTGATCACTTGAAAACTTTAGTTTCACACTTATCTGGTCCACCCATCAGGGAAACATCTTCCCGGGTTGAAAAAATAAATCTAACAGCTGAACCTGTTACCGTTGTTGAGCCAACAGAAATTTTTACATTAATAGATTTTGCTGATATTAAAAGTCAAAGTACCACCAAAAGGGGATTAGAAATTGCTGCCGCAGGCGGACACAATGTTTCCATGTTTGGTCCACCAGGTACAGGTAAGACCATGTTAGCTAAAGCTTTTGCTGGTATCCTACCACCCTTATCATTTGAAGAAATTTTGGAAGTGACCGGCATCCATTCAGCCGCTGGAGTACTAGAAGAAGAACTTATTACCGCCCCACCATTTCGGGCCCCTCATCATACCGCTAGCTATGTTTCACTAGTTGGCGGTGGGACTTGGCCTAAACCAGGTGAGATCACTTTAGCTCATCGAGGAGTTTTATTTCTCGATGAATTTCCAGAGTTTGAAAAGAGAGTCATTGAAGCCCTACGACAACCTTTAGAAGATCGGGTGATCACAGTCGCTCGAGCCAAACACACAACCCGATTCCCAGCTCAAGTTATTTTGATCGCAGCTATGAATCCTTGTCCTTGTGGTAATAGAGGGACAAAAAATAAAGAGTGTGTCTGTTCCCAGCTAGATATCATGCGTTATGATCGAAAATTATCGGGTCCGATTATGGATCGAATTGATATCTGGCTTCAAGTACCACCAGTTGATTATATAAAACTATCTGACAACGCCAGCGAAGAGACTTCTCATAAAATAAAAACTCGAGTTTTAAGTGCTCGTCAAAAACAAATAAAAAGATTTGCTGGGACCAATCTAAAGAGCAACAGCGAGATGAATGTTAAGGATTTAAAAAAATTTGCTCCCCTTGGTGAAAACGAAACAAAACTCTTAAATAATTCAGCAGCTCGCTTGGACCTCTCGGCCAGAGCTTATCATCGAGTTATTAAACTAGCCCGAACTATAGCTGATCTGGCCAGTGCTGAAAATATTGAAGAAAGCCATCTTCTCGAAGCTCTCCAATACCGACCTAAAAGTTTAAACTAA
- a CDS encoding TIGR00730 family Rossman fold protein, whose amino-acid sequence MTMEMLGEAIQERLLEINKEFTDGLDFIRKYHKSVTFFGSARFKENHSYYEQARILARRLADNGYAVLTGGGPGIMEGGNRGAYEAGGSSLGLTIELPQEQATNPYVTGHVGFHYFFTRKVCLSFSAEAFVYFPGGFGTLDEFFEIITLIQTKKIPRVPVILVGKEYWAPLHEFIQKTIYEKFQAIDEIDMDLYTILDDPETIVELIKIAPVRFDA is encoded by the coding sequence ATGACAATGGAAATGTTGGGCGAAGCAATTCAGGAGCGATTACTAGAGATTAATAAAGAGTTTACGGACGGCCTTGATTTTATTAGAAAATATCATAAATCAGTTACTTTCTTTGGCTCCGCTCGCTTTAAAGAAAATCATTCTTATTATGAACAAGCGAGAATTTTAGCTCGTCGTCTAGCTGATAATGGTTATGCGGTATTAACTGGTGGTGGTCCAGGTATTATGGAAGGTGGTAACCGAGGTGCCTACGAAGCCGGAGGGTCCTCGTTGGGTTTAACAATTGAATTACCTCAAGAACAAGCTACAAATCCTTATGTTACAGGACATGTTGGTTTCCATTATTTTTTTACTCGCAAGGTGTGCTTATCTTTTTCAGCCGAGGCCTTTGTTTATTTTCCTGGCGGCTTCGGGACGCTAGATGAATTTTTTGAAATAATCACCTTAATTCAAACTAAAAAAATTCCTCGCGTGCCGGTTATCTTGGTGGGTAAAGAATATTGGGCTCCATTGCACGAGTTTATTCAAAAAACTATTTATGAAAAATTTCAGGCTATTGATGAAATAGATATGGACCTCTACACTATTTTAGATGACCCTGAAACGATTGTTGAATTAATCAAGATTGCTCCGGTTCGGTTTGACGCTTAA
- a CDS encoding peptidoglycan DD-metalloendopeptidase family protein, with amino-acid sequence MSIGADKKGLVDAEIVIVNDSALVAETGPLGTAVDIQDLPSKADHISVYVVHTGDSLPAIANMFGVSVNTIIWANDLKKNQPIKEGQVLIILPISGVKHLVVKGDTVASIAKKYKGDAREIAQFNNLEVDTKLTVGMEIIVPNGEVAPPVAVVKQPVRGEVRIPSPNKLVYSGYYLRPTRGGLKTQGIHGQNGVDLANKLGSEIYASASGTVIVAKTGGWNGGYGNYIVIKHKNNTQTLYAHLLNVNVGVGQTVSQGEVIGQMGSSGRSTGTHLHFEIRGAPNPF; translated from the coding sequence ATGTCCATAGGGGCTGACAAGAAAGGTTTAGTTGATGCAGAAATAGTGATTGTTAATGATAGTGCTTTAGTGGCCGAGACTGGTCCACTAGGTACAGCAGTGGACATCCAAGACTTACCTAGTAAGGCTGATCATATTAGTGTTTATGTGGTTCATACTGGAGATTCTTTGCCAGCTATTGCGAATATGTTTGGGGTATCTGTTAACACTATAATCTGGGCCAATGACTTAAAGAAGAATCAGCCAATAAAGGAAGGTCAGGTTTTGATTATTTTGCCTATTTCAGGAGTAAAGCACTTGGTGGTTAAAGGAGATACGGTTGCTTCGATTGCTAAAAAGTATAAAGGTGATGCTAGGGAAATTGCTCAATTTAATAACTTAGAAGTAGATACAAAACTGACTGTGGGTATGGAAATAATCGTACCGAATGGAGAAGTGGCCCCTCCTGTGGCGGTTGTTAAACAACCAGTCAGAGGTGAAGTTAGAATTCCTAGTCCTAATAAATTGGTTTATTCTGGTTATTACTTAAGGCCGACTCGTGGTGGCTTAAAAACACAAGGTATCCACGGACAAAACGGTGTGGACTTGGCTAATAAGTTAGGTTCAGAAATTTATGCTTCGGCTTCAGGAACGGTTATTGTGGCTAAAACCGGTGGTTGGAATGGTGGCTATGGTAATTATATTGTCATTAAACATAAAAATAATACTCAAACTTTGTACGCCCATTTACTCAATGTTAATGTCGGCGTCGGGCAGACGGTTTCTCAAGGTGAGGTTATTGGCCAAATGGGTTCCTCTGGTCGTTCTACTGGTACTCATCTCCACTTTGAAATTCGTGGGGCACCAAATCCATTTTAA